A genomic segment from Glycine soja cultivar W05 chromosome 20, ASM419377v2, whole genome shotgun sequence encodes:
- the LOC114402687 gene encoding uncharacterized protein LOC114402687 translates to MDSSSSASVCQHAKVVPKQYDIFHAGRYPSSRRTHSSSSSCSSLSPSSSSFESFFFPEDPLLSPASPLRFSGVPFSWEYLPGIPKKQNSKKKLQESSLKLLPLPPPTTTHSSRKHTHEETRIRKKNSIQSVFQRDPFFAALVECSKDDSEETSRNLWNGAKVPTSVSDRFGFISLYASCKRTCAVSESLVYLPSSRRSTCEHVSPRSL, encoded by the coding sequence ATGGATTCTTCTTCATCAGCAAGTGTTTGTCAGCATGCCAAGGTTGTTCCAAAACAATATGACATCTTCCATGCAGGAAGGTACCCTTCATCTCGCAGGACTCattcctcttcctcctcttgTTCATCACTTTCACCCTCCTCTTCCTCCTTTGAATCATTCTTTTTCcctgaggatccacttcttagTCCTGCATCCCCTCTTAGATTCTCAGGTGTTCCATTTTCTTGGGAATACTTGCCTGGAATTCCCAAGAAGCAGAATTCCAAAAAGAAGCTGCAGGAGTCCTCCTTGAAACTACTACCATTGCCTCCTCCAACTACCACACACTCTTCTAGAAAGCACACTCATGAAGAAACAAGGATTAGAAAGAAGAATTCAATACAAAGTGTTTTCCAAAGGGATCCTTTCTTTGCTGCACTGGTTGAATGCTCAAAGGATGATAGTGAAGAAACAAGTAGAAATTTGTGGAATGGAGCTAAGGTGCCAACGAGTGTTAGTGATCGTTTTGGGTTTATTAGCCTCTATGCTTCTTGCAAGAGAACTTGTGCTGTTTCTGAATCTTTAGTCTACCTTCCAAGCTCAAGAAGAAGCACCTGCGAACATGTTAGTCCCAGGTCCCTCTAA
- the LOC114403622 gene encoding ABC transporter G family member 25-like gives MSTPTSTAAFAGVETPNGDSSNTNPHPKHTPQESRDLSPFLSCSYPITLKFMDVAYRLKIEDKQKSGGSIKRFFTPHESSPSDQGSRAGAPKERTILKGVTGIAQPGEILAVLGPSGSGKSTLLHALAGRLHGPGLTGTILANSSKLTKPVLRRTGFVTQDDILYPHLTVRETLVFCAMLRLPRALLRSEKVAAAEAAIAELGLGKCENTIIGNSFIRGVSGGERKRVSIAHEMLVNPSLLILDEPTSGLDSTAAHRLVLTLGSLAKKGKTVITSVHQPSSRVYQMFDKVVVLTEGQCLYFGKGSDAMRYFQSVGFAPSFPMNPADFLLDLANGVCHVDGQSEKDKPNIKQSLIHSYNTVLGPKVKAACMDTANVPTKNTHPWRSNSSKEFRRSNRVGFLDWFYQFSILLQRSLKERKHESFNTLRVCQVIAAALLAGLMWWHSDYRNIQDRLGLLFFISIFWGVFPSFNSVFAFPQERTIFMKERASGMYTLSSYFMARIVGDLPMELILPTIFLIVTYWMGGLKPDLWAFLLTLLVVLGYVMVSQGLGLALGAAIMDAKQASTVAAVTMLAFVLTGGYYVHKVPSCMAWIKYISTTFYCYRLLTRIQYEDGKKISYLLGCYHGDKGGCRFVEEDVVGQIGTLGCIGVLLFMFVFYRLLAYLALRRIKS, from the exons atgtcaacACCAACATCAACGGCAGCGTTTGCTGGTGTAGAAACTCCTAATGGAGACTCTTCTAACACCAATCCTCATCCCAAACACACCCCTCAAGAATCGCGTGACCTCTCTCCTTTTTTGTCTTGTTCTTACCCCATCACTCTTAAG TTCATGGACGTGGCATACCGATTGAAGATAGAGGACAAACAAAAAAGCGGAGGGAGCATCAAGAGATTTTTTACGCCGCACGAATCATCACCGTCAGATCAAGGATCAAGGGCGGGAGCACCGAAGGAGCGAACTATATTAAAAGGAGTAACGGGGATAGCACAGCCAGGGGAGATCTTAGCGGTGCTGGGCCCATCAGGGAGCGGAAAATCGACGCTCCTTCACGCGCTCGCAGGGAGGCTCCATGGACCCGGCCTCACCGGAACAATCCTCGCAAACTCCAGCAAACTCACCAAACCGGTTCTCCGGCGAACCGGTTTCGTCACACAGGACGATATTCTCTACCCTCACTTGACGGTTCGCGAGACGCTCGTGTTCTGCGCGATGCTGAGGCTCCCGCGCGCGCTCCTGCGCTCGGAGAAGGTAGCGGCGGCGGAGGCGGCGATCGCGGAGCTAGGGCTGGGGAAGTGCGAGAACACCATAATCGGAAACAGCTTCATCCGCGGCGTCTCCGGCGGGGAGAGGAAGCGCGTGAGCATCGCGCACGAGATGCTGGTGAACCCTTCCCTCCTCATACTGGACGAGCCTACCTCCGGCTTGGACTCCACGGCGGCGCACCGCCTCGTGCTGACGCTCGGTTCGCTGGCGAAGAAGGGAAAAACGGTAATTACATCGGTGCACCAGCCCTCGAGCCGCGTCTACCAGATGTTCGACAAAGTTGTGGTTCTAACGGAGGGACAGTGTTTGTACTTTGGCAAAGGAAGCGACGCCATGCGCTACTTTCAGTCGGTCGGGTTCGCGCCGTCTTTTCCGATGAATCCGGCTGATTTTCTGCTCGATCTCGCTAACG GTGTTTGCCATGTCGATGGTCAAAGTGAAAAAGATAAACCAAACATAAAGCAAAGCCTAATCCATTCATACAACACAGTACTGGGTCCCAAGGTAAAAGCTGCCTGCATGGACACTGCTAATGTTCCTACAAAAAACACACACCCTTGGAGAAGCAACTCCTCAAAGGAATTTAGACGTAGCAACAGGGTTGGCTTCTTAGATTGGTTTTACCAATTCAGCATTCTGCTCCAGAGAAGCctcaaagaaagaaaacacgAATCCTTCAACACTCTGAGAGTCTGTCAAGTTATTGCTGCAGCACTATTAGCTGGCTTAATGTGGTGGCACTCAGACTACAGGAACATCCAAGATAGGCTCGGCCTACTCTTCTTCATTTCCATCTTCTGGGGAGTCTTCCCGTCTTTCAACTCGGTTTTCGCATTCCCTCAAGAACGCACCATCTTCATGAAAGAGCGAGCTTCGGGTATGTACACACTGTCCTCCTATTTCATGGCTCGAATTGTTGGAGACCTGCCCATGGAGCTTATTCTTCCCACAATTTTCCTCATTGTGACATATTGGATGGGTGGATTAAAGCCTGATTTGTGGGCTTTTCTCTTGACTTTGTTGGTTGTGCTTGGATATGTGATGGTGTCACAGGGTCTTGGCCTTGCTTTAGGTGCAGCAATAATGGATGCCAAACAGGCTTCCACAGTGGCAGCAGTGACAATGCTAGCATTTGTGTTGACAGGTGGATACTATGTCCATAAGGTGCCATCTTGCATGGCTTGGATCAAATATATATCCACAACCTTCTACTGTTATAGGCTGCTGACTAGAATCCAGTATGAGGATGGCAAGAAGATATCATATCTATTGGGTTGCTATCATGGTGATAAGGGTGGCTGCAGGTTTGTTgaagaggatgtggtggggcaaaTTGGCACCCTAGGATGCATTGGGGTTTTGCTTTTCATGTTTGTGTTCTACAGATTATTGGCCTACCTTGCCTTGAGACGCATCAAgagttga